One window of the Leptospiraceae bacterium genome contains the following:
- a CDS encoding S1 RNA-binding domain-containing protein, with amino-acid sequence MKSKQIGQDKLNTEMAKIYLETLEKPKKLDVGEPTYIIVKDTKDSEYVFVESEIGSGVIPRNQLVDSQQKIQVNVEETLLAFYMGNKGGEHYFTTIPVAPYSKIIFEKAKANQIPLKGTIEEVLEQGYFVRIGDELAFCPKSKMPVKASKGMQFLFIVLEKGKENYVVSHSDYLQIQKDQYKKELMEKLKLGSVVFGKITKITKSGATIDLGFGFEAFLPLKEITYKKIETPSEVFKTGEEIRAKVIQIDWKEDKILLSTKELEKNPWLGELPFKVGDIVDAKILNVKKQGILVLLPEKFSGFIPTKELNITKQNDIFKVFQKEQIIKAMITKIDKENQKITLSLKALDAYYEDLEYKKFMQNAKEEEVSLGSILFSEKNST; translated from the coding sequence ATGAAAAGTAAACAAATAGGTCAAGATAAATTAAACACAGAAATGGCAAAAATTTACTTAGAGACTTTAGAAAAACCCAAAAAGCTCGATGTAGGTGAACCAACTTATATCATAGTCAAAGACACAAAGGACTCAGAATATGTCTTTGTAGAATCCGAAATTGGCTCAGGCGTAATCCCCAGAAATCAACTGGTTGATTCCCAACAAAAAATCCAAGTCAATGTAGAAGAAACGTTATTAGCATTCTACATGGGAAACAAAGGCGGTGAGCATTACTTTACTACCATTCCTGTAGCTCCTTATTCAAAAATCATTTTTGAAAAAGCAAAGGCAAACCAAATTCCCCTAAAAGGAACCATCGAAGAAGTTTTAGAACAAGGTTATTTCGTCCGAATAGGAGATGAACTCGCTTTTTGTCCCAAATCCAAAATGCCTGTGAAAGCCTCAAAAGGAATGCAATTTCTTTTTATTGTTTTAGAGAAAGGAAAAGAAAACTATGTAGTATCCCATTCTGATTACTTACAAATCCAAAAAGATCAATACAAAAAAGAATTAATGGAAAAACTAAAATTAGGTTCGGTGGTTTTTGGAAAGATCACAAAGATCACAAAAAGTGGAGCTACAATAGATTTAGGTTTTGGGTTTGAGGCATTTTTGCCTCTAAAAGAAATCACCTACAAAAAAATCGAAACCCCATCAGAAGTATTCAAAACGGGCGAAGAAATCCGCGCCAAAGTAATCCAAATAGACTGGAAGGAAGACAAAATCTTACTTTCCACAAAAGAACTCGAAAAAAACCCATGGCTGGGCGAACTTCCCTTCAAAGTTGGAGACATTGTAGATGCAAAAATTCTGAACGTAAAAAAACAAGGAATTCTGGTTCTTCTTCCAGAGAAGTTTTCTGGCTTCATCCCGACAAAAGAGCTGAATATTACAAAACAAAACGATATTTTTAAAGTTTTCCAAAAAGAGCAAATCATCAAAGCTATGATTACCAAGATAGACAAAGAAAACCAAAAAATTACTCTTTCTTTAAAAGCATTGGATGCCTACTACGAAGATCTGGAATACAAAAAATTCATGCAAAACGCAAAAGAAGAAGAAGTGTCATTGGGTTCCATTTTATTTTCTGAAAAAAATTCTACATAG
- a CDS encoding transglycosylase domain-containing protein translates to MKNSQVNNYQEIAKSKVLKFHKILLVFITIIVGISFGLVLSEVDDRDLFLLKAYQPSKPTILYDRYGKPFAELFIHKFELTPLERVPPTVLKTFLIVEDDQFYHHIGFDIPGIFRAFVKNVMAGRIVQGGSTLTQQVAKLLYLNYYKERKRTYTQKFKELILALKLEQNLSKDEILELYLNLVYFGHGCEGLSCASRIYFNKRVEDLTIGEAALLSRLPKSPIEFSPYKFPENAREQHQFVLNRLADEGMISEEIAQKIFHQFWDKYWGSFITNSPSTNVRADRLNLAPYFTNYVETILKNEPSIGYEKLYGGGLKVYTTLDLDLQLISQEEMLQTLKSADEVGRAHALADGKSGVDLELFDIYEILSNILPIGKPKISEPTNKQILESYIEENLLDSLEGLTLFLPLQNENSAFTEIRKRTLGFSHNLQVEGALISIDPSTGGIRAMIGGREFSPTNQFNRALFALRQPGSAFKIFVYGSAIENRMINSMSVLSDTPMQIIFDDGTVWTPTNYEGSYYGLVPATFAFAYSLNTCAVDLYNKTGPKPIIEFAQKLMKITNPYRLKAEPSLSLGASEITPKELAVATAIIANEGKDVIPYAIRYVVDENNQIIYSQEELVKQNIAQKVRTGEIQVISEGTAFIMRKMMEAAVQKGTLTSGIRGQNFKGDFAGKTGTTSSWSDAWVTAFNPEFVFTLWFGFDRSTITLGHGQAGGSVAAPTLGRIMRRYYEKTKKPLPEFSKEIPEEVETFECGYRLKPIIKDNLLVTAPNDYSCYMSGKIKDQREILMEELGITPEELGIGEKKKMRFND, encoded by the coding sequence ATGAAAAATAGTCAAGTTAATAATTATCAAGAAATTGCAAAAAGCAAAGTTTTGAAATTTCACAAAATACTTTTGGTTTTTATCACCATCATCGTAGGGATCTCTTTTGGATTGGTCTTGTCTGAGGTTGATGATAGGGATTTGTTTTTACTCAAAGCATATCAACCATCAAAGCCAACTATACTTTATGATCGTTATGGAAAACCTTTTGCTGAACTATTCATCCACAAGTTTGAGCTCACTCCTTTAGAAAGAGTTCCACCAACAGTCTTGAAGACTTTTCTTATCGTAGAAGATGATCAATTCTATCATCATATAGGTTTTGATATTCCGGGAATTTTTCGTGCATTTGTCAAAAACGTGATGGCTGGTCGTATCGTGCAAGGGGGTTCTACTCTCACCCAACAAGTAGCAAAACTCCTCTATTTGAACTACTATAAAGAAAGAAAAAGAACTTACACCCAGAAATTCAAAGAACTAATTTTAGCCCTAAAGTTAGAACAAAATCTTTCCAAAGATGAAATCTTAGAACTATATCTCAACTTAGTGTATTTCGGTCATGGATGTGAAGGACTTAGTTGTGCCTCAAGAATTTATTTCAATAAAAGGGTTGAAGATCTGACCATAGGAGAAGCGGCTCTTTTATCACGACTCCCTAAATCACCCATTGAATTTTCTCCGTATAAATTTCCTGAAAATGCAAGAGAGCAACACCAGTTTGTATTAAATCGTTTAGCCGACGAGGGAATGATTTCAGAAGAAATAGCTCAAAAAATCTTTCATCAATTCTGGGACAAGTATTGGGGAAGCTTCATTACGAATTCTCCTTCCACAAATGTACGAGCAGATCGACTCAATTTAGCTCCTTACTTCACAAATTACGTTGAAACCATTTTGAAAAACGAACCAAGTATAGGATATGAAAAACTCTACGGAGGTGGACTCAAAGTCTATACTACTCTTGACTTAGACTTACAATTAATATCCCAAGAAGAAATGCTACAAACCCTAAAGAGTGCTGATGAGGTTGGAAGAGCTCATGCTTTAGCGGATGGGAAAAGCGGAGTGGATTTAGAACTATTTGACATTTATGAAATTTTATCAAACATCCTTCCTATTGGAAAACCCAAAATCAGTGAACCAACCAATAAGCAAATTTTAGAATCCTATATCGAAGAAAACTTACTAGATAGTTTAGAAGGTCTGACTTTATTTTTACCCTTACAAAATGAAAACTCTGCCTTCACGGAAATCCGAAAAAGAACCTTAGGATTTTCACACAATTTACAAGTAGAAGGTGCCCTTATAAGCATTGATCCTTCCACTGGTGGAATCCGAGCAATGATTGGTGGAAGAGAATTTTCTCCAACAAATCAGTTTAATCGTGCACTTTTCGCCTTAAGACAACCTGGAAGCGCTTTTAAAATCTTTGTCTATGGTTCTGCTATTGAGAATCGAATGATCAATTCCATGTCTGTATTGAGTGATACACCTATGCAAATTATTTTCGATGATGGAACGGTATGGACCCCAACAAATTACGAAGGAAGTTATTATGGATTAGTTCCTGCTACCTTTGCATTTGCTTATTCACTGAATACATGTGCGGTGGATCTTTACAATAAAACTGGTCCGAAACCCATCATTGAATTTGCTCAAAAACTCATGAAGATTACCAACCCTTATCGTCTAAAAGCTGAACCATCACTTTCTTTAGGAGCAAGTGAAATTACACCAAAAGAATTGGCAGTAGCAACCGCAATCATCGCCAATGAAGGGAAAGATGTGATTCCTTACGCTATTCGATATGTGGTTGATGAAAACAATCAAATCATCTATAGCCAAGAAGAGCTCGTAAAACAAAATATCGCACAAAAAGTTCGAACAGGAGAAATCCAAGTAATCTCCGAAGGAACAGCTTTTATCATGAGAAAAATGATGGAAGCCGCCGTCCAAAAAGGAACCCTTACTTCTGGCATACGTGGTCAAAACTTCAAAGGAGATTTTGCAGGAAAAACGGGAACCACATCAAGCTGGTCCGATGCTTGGGTGACGGCATTTAATCCTGAGTTCGTATTTACCCTTTGGTTTGGCTTTGATCGTTCTACTATCACGTTGGGACATGGTCAAGCTGGTGGAAGTGTAGCAGCTCCCACATTAGGACGTATCATGCGTAGATATTACGAAAAAACAAAAAAACCTCTCCCTGAATTTTCCAAAGAAATTCCCGAAGAAGTAGAAACTTTTGAGTGCGGCTATCGATTGAAACCAATAATAAAAGACAATCTTCTTGTTACAGCACCAAATGATTATTCTTGCTACATGTCAGGAAAAATCAAAGATCAAAGAGAAATCTTGATGGAAGAATTAGGAATCACCCCCGAAGAACTCGGTATTGGAGAAAAAAAGAAAATGAGATTTAATGATTAA
- a CDS encoding rhomboid family intramembrane serine protease, which produces MQTYQYEVRYPTLTDGIFRLLILFSITFILQVLATIFSLPYFYSLVVVGGEIHWIAFFTHFFVYPISIGGFISFIFEMLLLWSFGSELELLWGTKNFYRYFFISIFGGALMIFLVGFFLPGMIAYSATAGISALLLAYAILFPNRQVLFFFVIPLKMKWVALILFIFLALGSTNHFLLNIGGVISASLYLLYTVKAGRLRQENRHYSTRSSSQVSRIFYDESHEKESPLQRLKNRIEEFKKKRRLEKKRQEILRRIEMKEELDRILEKISKQGMNSLTSEEKKFLDRASKEL; this is translated from the coding sequence ATGCAAACATATCAATATGAGGTGCGATATCCAACACTTACTGATGGCATCTTTCGTTTATTGATTCTATTTTCCATTACCTTTATCTTACAAGTATTGGCAACCATTTTTTCTTTGCCATATTTTTATTCTTTAGTGGTTGTCGGGGGTGAGATTCACTGGATAGCGTTTTTTACTCATTTTTTCGTTTATCCCATAAGCATTGGGGGTTTTATCAGCTTTATTTTCGAAATGCTCCTTCTGTGGAGTTTTGGTTCTGAATTGGAATTACTTTGGGGGACTAAAAACTTTTATCGATACTTTTTTATTTCTATTTTTGGTGGGGCATTGATGATCTTTTTGGTGGGTTTTTTTCTTCCCGGAATGATTGCTTATTCTGCAACGGCGGGGATTTCCGCTCTCCTTTTGGCATATGCGATTTTGTTCCCTAATCGTCAGGTTTTGTTTTTCTTCGTGATTCCTTTGAAAATGAAATGGGTGGCTTTGATTCTCTTTATCTTTTTAGCTTTGGGTTCTACAAATCATTTTTTATTGAATATCGGTGGAGTGATTAGCGCTTCTTTGTATTTGCTTTACACGGTAAAAGCTGGCAGACTTCGACAAGAAAATCGCCATTACTCAACCAGAAGCAGCTCTCAGGTATCGAGGATTTTTTATGATGAATCCCATGAAAAAGAAAGTCCCTTACAAAGACTCAAAAACCGAATCGAAGAATTCAAGAAAAAACGAAGATTGGAGAAAAAACGTCAAGAGATCCTCCGACGCATTGAAATGAAAGAAGAGTTGGATCGCATTTTAGAGAAAATTTCAAAACAAGGAATGAATTCTTTGACGAGTGAAGAAAAAAAGTTCTTAGATAGGGCTTCCAAAGAATTATAA
- the mtnP gene encoding S-methyl-5'-thioadenosine phosphorylase, which yields MDSVVVGVIGGSGFYQIEEIEIIKEYYPDTPWGKPSDVIFIGKYQDILIAFLSRHGRGHVYNPTEVPYRANIAAMKSLGVEHIIAFSAVGSLREEIKPRDFVLPHQIIDRTKGIRPSTFFENGVVGHIMFADPFSHSLAEVIYAYRHILDVNMHINKTLICMEGPAFSTRAESHLYRSWGADIINMSVLPEAKLAREAEISYQMVCMSTDYDCWKEDEEAVSVEMVIENLHRNTENAKKLLKAILPDVVKLPNPYRGTVEKAIITSKEKRNPEQLQKLRFLFPDL from the coding sequence ATGGATTCTGTTGTTGTGGGTGTGATTGGTGGTTCCGGTTTCTACCAAATAGAAGAGATTGAAATCATCAAAGAATACTATCCCGATACACCATGGGGCAAACCCTCGGATGTTATCTTCATTGGAAAGTACCAAGATATTTTGATTGCGTTTTTATCACGACATGGACGAGGTCACGTTTACAATCCCACAGAAGTTCCTTATCGAGCCAATATTGCTGCTATGAAATCTTTAGGAGTTGAGCATATCATTGCTTTTTCTGCTGTGGGTTCTCTTCGAGAAGAAATAAAGCCAAGGGATTTTGTTCTTCCTCATCAAATTATCGATCGAACTAAGGGAATACGTCCCAGCACCTTTTTCGAAAATGGCGTTGTTGGACACATCATGTTCGCTGATCCCTTTTCTCATTCATTGGCAGAAGTGATTTATGCCTATAGACATATTCTTGATGTAAATATGCACATTAACAAAACGCTAATTTGCATGGAAGGACCTGCTTTTTCTACAAGAGCTGAATCCCATCTTTATCGGAGTTGGGGAGCTGATATCATCAACATGAGTGTTCTACCAGAAGCGAAATTGGCAAGAGAGGCAGAAATCTCATACCAAATGGTTTGTATGTCAACGGACTACGATTGCTGGAAGGAAGATGAAGAAGCTGTAAGTGTAGAGATGGTGATAGAAAATCTCCACCGAAACACAGAAAACGCAAAAAAACTTCTAAAAGCTATCCTCCCTGATGTTGTGAAACTTCCTAACCCCTACAGGGGAACCGTGGAAAAGGCAATCATAACTTCTAAGGAAAAACGAAATCCAGAACAACTTCAAAAATTAAGATTTCTTTTTCCTGATTTATAA
- a CDS encoding TetR/AcrR family transcriptional regulator codes for MSNIQIKERTTKNKRERSERKIFQAAIKVIAEQGYHNTRISDIAKEAGVAYGLVYHYFGSKENIMQKIVDEVTKKFSEKIERINTEGIHTLEKLAKISDYIFDTYLASKEIIQLLINEVIKEPRINKEKLIGERIINKISAIIEEGKQKKEIYSFIEPKIFTLVFFGSIQMLLSALVNKFYEIDDSNKVQVIKKFKKQIRSMLLNDLEKSNKTFLSNNEL; via the coding sequence ATGAGTAATATCCAAATAAAAGAAAGAACAACAAAAAACAAACGAGAAAGGAGTGAAAGAAAGATATTCCAAGCAGCCATCAAGGTCATTGCTGAACAAGGCTATCATAACACTCGGATTTCTGATATTGCCAAAGAAGCTGGAGTTGCCTACGGATTAGTTTATCACTATTTCGGTTCAAAAGAAAATATCATGCAAAAGATTGTGGATGAGGTCACAAAAAAGTTTTCTGAAAAAATAGAAAGAATAAACACCGAAGGTATTCATACATTAGAAAAGTTAGCAAAGATTAGCGATTATATCTTTGATACTTATTTAGCAAGCAAAGAAATCATTCAACTTCTTATCAATGAAGTCATAAAAGAACCTCGCATAAACAAAGAAAAATTGATCGGAGAACGAATTATCAACAAGATCTCTGCAATCATAGAGGAGGGAAAACAAAAAAAAGAAATTTATTCATTCATTGAACCAAAAATATTTACGTTAGTATTTTTTGGTTCTATCCAAATGCTTCTTTCAGCCTTGGTGAACAAGTTTTATGAAATTGATGATTCTAATAAAGTACAAGTAATCAAAAAATTCAAAAAGCAAATTCGCTCTATGTTATTAAATGATTTAGAAAAATCCAACAAAACTTTTCTTTCGAACAATGAGTTATAA
- the lysA gene encoding diaminopimelate decarboxylase: MKNQTFVLSKFSTLEKLLKKNEPMEFEGVEYQDTILHFSNTSLLKVIEEFSTPLYVYSEGVLASRIQSYLDGARNHPVILCYSVKANSNLSLLKIIKDYGLGADIVSGGELYKCKIANVPSNKIVFSGVGKSKEEISFALKENILLFSVESPSELIVINEIAKELQTTAPINIRVNPDIDPQTHPYISTGLKENKFGISHVEFEHVLKQALALKHIEVMGLGYHIGSQIVNLNAKIEALQRSKELIKIFNKYKKLMYFDIGGGLGIRYKDENPPTPKEYLETLLTQLPWKEIPHATILVEPGRSIVGPAGMFLTKIQYIKKNYDKIFYIVDGAMNDLIRPTLYSAYHTILPVRQNKTSLMNVDVVGPICETGDFFARDRILPQLKEGEYLAILTTGAYGFSMASQYNSRPRPAEVLIRKDGTIKLIREKETYEDLIAKEIHLM; this comes from the coding sequence ATGAAAAATCAAACTTTTGTGTTATCAAAATTCTCTACTCTTGAGAAACTTTTGAAAAAAAACGAACCTATGGAATTCGAAGGTGTAGAGTATCAAGATACTATCTTGCATTTTTCCAATACTTCTCTTCTAAAAGTCATAGAAGAATTTTCTACCCCCCTTTACGTTTATTCTGAAGGGGTTTTAGCATCAAGGATCCAATCCTACCTTGATGGTGCTCGGAATCACCCGGTCATTTTGTGCTACTCTGTAAAAGCCAATTCGAATTTGAGTCTCTTGAAGATCATCAAAGATTATGGATTGGGAGCTGACATCGTAAGTGGTGGGGAGCTCTATAAATGTAAAATCGCCAATGTTCCATCGAATAAAATTGTGTTTTCGGGAGTTGGCAAAAGTAAAGAAGAAATTTCTTTTGCCCTCAAAGAAAACATTTTACTTTTCAGTGTAGAATCACCGAGCGAACTTATTGTGATTAACGAAATCGCAAAAGAGCTACAAACCACGGCACCTATAAATATTCGAGTCAATCCTGACATCGATCCGCAAACTCACCCCTACATATCAACAGGATTAAAAGAAAACAAGTTTGGGATTTCTCATGTAGAATTCGAACATGTTCTAAAACAAGCATTAGCGTTAAAGCACATCGAAGTCATGGGATTAGGATACCACATAGGCTCACAGATAGTAAATCTCAACGCCAAAATCGAAGCTCTACAACGTTCAAAAGAATTAATAAAAATCTTCAACAAATACAAAAAACTCATGTATTTTGACATAGGAGGTGGTTTAGGAATCCGCTACAAAGACGAAAATCCTCCAACCCCAAAAGAATATTTAGAAACTTTACTTACTCAACTTCCTTGGAAAGAAATCCCTCATGCCACAATTTTAGTAGAACCAGGAAGAAGTATTGTGGGACCAGCTGGCATGTTTTTAACCAAAATTCAATACATCAAAAAAAACTACGACAAGATATTCTACATAGTAGATGGAGCTATGAATGATCTCATACGTCCAACATTGTATTCTGCTTACCATACTATTCTTCCCGTTCGGCAAAACAAAACTTCTTTGATGAATGTTGATGTCGTAGGTCCGATATGCGAAACTGGGGATTTTTTTGCACGGGATCGGATCCTACCTCAACTAAAAGAAGGTGAGTATTTAGCCATCCTCACAACGGGTGCTTATGGTTTCTCAATGGCATCCCAATATAATAGCCGACCACGACCAGCAGAGGTCCTTATACGTAAGGACGGAACCATCAAGCTCATCAGAGAAAAAGAAACTTATGAGGACCTAATCGCAAAAGAAATCCACTTGATGTGA
- a CDS encoding GNAT family N-acetyltransferase, with translation MKKQIFKNAYVKSLVPFFYPESIAILYAKNEGVSKQVLLNLIQNPFGGVIYPINPDETNVLGIKTHASLDDVSEPIDLVIITEDYPYAFTCLQECLRNKHKIQAIMLISFGFRDDSLVYSKLKETFLETLRKENIRVLGPNSIGIISPYTNFNGSILSFEFNKGNIAFLTQSGSIGSSILDWSIQRKIGFSGFVSLGSSIDVDFGELIDYFGHDPHTKSMILYLETIKNPKNFLSAAREISLSKPIVVLRSGKFPQTQSLIRRRSGHPIDEEVLNAAFHRCGILRVETVEDLFFMAEVLSEQMIPTNHHLAIISNGSGLTFLAMDKYLEHYGSFVEFSKETKEQIKKRTSIKVIENPLMLPPNSLSKDFIEVIKILNEDPVVDGILLILAPSSILDFQDLIHQIITIKTTIKKPFLISLVGGIFIEDSLEKIRNANIPVFDFPDQAVKIFHYMYRYYVSIRALYETPEPLSKETYDYLTIFQIFHQVEEKSFNVPTEEITFSEEESMKVIQSLGIIEVLEKFSEYKELKVKVGSFVERIMGPIIYLQVDLDEKAKIPIKALGLPPLNTTLVKRMFETSTNFKYVKFHESNLEALQTILIIISNFVLEFPQVCEFEFTIDFSVDGFRVLSPILKIYHPNQFLKNYVLPVIRPYPKQYIEITTLKNGLSVLFRPILPEDEPLVIEFHQSLSERSVYHRYMQPLELKHRIKHERLVRICFLDFDREIAIIALDRENSKILGIGRLSHHPYRDESEFAILISDAYQGMGIGTKLLEKLLDIARKEKKKTVYGIILKENIPMIKVCEKLGFQIHSIDIDLVKAEISL, from the coding sequence ATGAAGAAACAAATCTTTAAAAATGCATACGTGAAAAGTTTAGTTCCCTTTTTTTATCCTGAAAGTATAGCGATTTTATATGCCAAAAATGAAGGAGTCTCCAAACAAGTCCTTTTGAATCTAATCCAAAATCCTTTTGGTGGGGTGATTTATCCCATTAATCCTGACGAAACCAATGTTTTGGGTATTAAAACTCATGCTTCTCTGGATGATGTGTCAGAACCCATTGATTTGGTGATTATCACGGAAGATTATCCTTATGCCTTCACATGTCTTCAAGAATGTTTGAGGAACAAACATAAAATCCAAGCCATAATGCTGATTTCTTTCGGTTTTCGAGATGATAGTCTCGTTTATAGTAAACTCAAAGAAACTTTTTTAGAAACCCTTCGGAAAGAAAATATTCGTGTTCTTGGTCCTAATTCGATTGGAATTATTTCTCCCTATACGAACTTTAATGGTAGTATACTTTCCTTTGAATTTAACAAAGGGAATATTGCTTTTTTAACTCAAAGTGGTTCTATAGGAAGTTCTATTTTGGATTGGTCCATCCAAAGAAAAATTGGCTTTAGTGGTTTTGTTTCTTTGGGATCTTCGATTGATGTGGATTTCGGGGAATTGATTGATTACTTTGGACATGATCCTCATACCAAAAGCATGATTCTATATTTAGAAACAATCAAGAATCCAAAAAATTTTCTCTCCGCGGCTCGGGAGATTTCGTTGAGTAAACCGATTGTTGTTTTACGTAGTGGAAAGTTTCCTCAAACCCAGAGTCTTATTAGAAGAAGAAGTGGTCATCCCATTGATGAAGAAGTTTTAAACGCTGCCTTTCATCGCTGTGGGATTTTACGAGTTGAGACCGTTGAAGATTTATTTTTCATGGCTGAGGTTCTTTCAGAACAAATGATACCCACCAATCATCATTTGGCAATTATCTCGAATGGAAGTGGGCTTACCTTTCTTGCCATGGATAAATATTTGGAACACTACGGTTCGTTTGTTGAGTTCAGTAAAGAAACAAAAGAACAAATCAAAAAAAGAACAAGTATCAAAGTCATAGAAAATCCTTTGATGCTTCCGCCAAATAGCTTAAGCAAAGATTTTATCGAAGTTATCAAAATATTGAATGAGGATCCCGTAGTTGATGGGATTTTATTGATTTTAGCTCCTTCTTCTATTTTGGATTTTCAGGATTTGATCCATCAAATCATAACCATTAAAACTACCATCAAAAAACCTTTTTTAATAAGTTTAGTGGGGGGAATTTTTATCGAAGATAGTTTGGAAAAAATCCGCAATGCAAATATACCTGTTTTTGATTTTCCGGATCAAGCAGTAAAGATTTTTCACTACATGTATCGTTATTATGTTTCGATACGAGCTCTTTACGAAACGCCAGAACCTCTATCAAAAGAAACTTATGATTACTTAACAATATTTCAAATCTTTCATCAAGTAGAAGAAAAAAGCTTTAATGTTCCTACTGAAGAGATTACTTTTTCTGAAGAAGAAAGCATGAAAGTAATACAATCTTTGGGAATCATCGAAGTCTTAGAGAAATTTTCTGAATACAAAGAATTAAAAGTCAAAGTTGGTTCATTCGTAGAAAGGATTATGGGACCTATTATTTATCTCCAAGTGGATTTGGATGAGAAAGCGAAAATTCCCATCAAAGCTTTAGGATTACCACCATTGAATACCACCCTCGTGAAAAGAATGTTTGAAACTTCAACAAATTTTAAATATGTTAAATTTCATGAATCAAACTTGGAAGCTTTGCAAACCATATTAATCATAATTAGTAATTTTGTTTTGGAATTTCCTCAAGTTTGTGAATTTGAATTTACAATTGATTTTTCTGTAGATGGATTTCGAGTTTTATCGCCAATATTGAAAATTTATCATCCCAATCAATTTTTGAAAAATTATGTTCTTCCTGTGATACGTCCTTATCCCAAACAATATATTGAAATCACTACCTTGAAAAATGGTTTATCAGTGCTTTTTCGCCCCATTCTTCCCGAGGATGAACCTTTGGTGATAGAATTTCATCAAAGTTTATCAGAACGAAGTGTATATCATCGATATATGCAACCTTTAGAATTAAAACATCGCATTAAACATGAAAGATTAGTTAGAATTTGTTTTTTGGATTTTGATAGAGAAATTGCCATCATAGCTTTGGATCGAGAAAATTCTAAGATTTTAGGAATAGGAAGGCTTTCTCATCATCCTTACAGAGACGAATCAGAATTTGCTATTTTGATTTCTGATGCTTATCAAGGAATGGGAATTGGAACAAAACTATTAGAAAAACTATTAGATATTGCAAGAAAAGAAAAAAAGAAAACCGTCTATGGCATCATTCTGAAAGAAAATATCCCTATGATAAAGGTTTGTGAAAAATTAGGTTTTCAAATTCACTCTATAGATATCGATTTAGTAAAAGCTGAAATCAGTCTATGA